The genome window AAGTCCGAAGTTTCCGGAAAATTTCTTCCTTTGGCCGAGTGGTCCAAGTGGTGGAACAAAGCCAAGAACGTAATCAAAAAAGAACCGAACATCGGTTTCGATCCGAAGAAAAAGGACGAACTCGTATATCGCGAAAAAGCGATTTCTTTGTCGGAAGAGTTATCCGAAAAATTCACGCACCAGACGGATTCGAACAAAAAACTCGATATCGCGATGGAAGCGTTGGACAACCGAGAGGATGCGGAGGGTGCGATCGAAGCCTTCAACCATTTCTATTACGAAGAGGAAGAAGCGGCGGATCCGGTCCGCAAGATCGTTGCGTTCTTGTATTTGCAAGCAGCGTCGGAAGAACTCGGAGACGAGGAAATTCCGAGACATCTTACCGAGCAAAAAATCGCGGAACTCATCAAATCTCTTCCCGTATCGACGTTGACCGAAATTTCCACAAAGATCGGAAACGTGGAAATCAAAAAAGGATACGTGAACTTGTTGCGCAAGCACGCACCGAACGCGGAAGAAGTGTTGACCGGAATCCTTTTCGAGGTTCCGATCAAAGTGAACAAATACGTATTCTCCATTTTGGAAGAAGAAGGAAAATTCGATCTTCTCAATGCGTTTATCAAATCGGCGGGTATGAGAGCGAAAGAGGCCCCCGAAGTATTCATCTGGGTCGCGAAATCCATTCTCACCAAGACTTGGGAAGGGGAATGGCTCGTATCTTCCAAACCGGAAGAACGTCTCGAACTCATTCTGAAAGTGTTCCGTTTATTCAAACCTCTCGCTAAGATCGAGGACAAAGGAACCAAACTCAAAAACGCATGTAAGGAAATTCTTCACGGAAACGACGACGAAGTTCTTCGCGAGGCGATCAACGCGGGAGATTCGGAATACATCCGCAAACTCTACGCGCTTTACAAAGAAGTTCCTTATTTTACGGATTTGGAAAAAGAACGTCTATATTCTTTGATCGTCGAGTTGAAGCCCGATATCGCTTGGGACGAAGACGAAGACGATGAAGAAGAGGACGACGATATTCTCAACCGCATTCCGGAAGGAGCGATTCTCGTTACGAGAAAGGCGCTCAACCGCAAAAAGGAAGAATTCGAACATCTTCTCAACGTAGAAATGCCGGAGAACTCCAAGGATATCGGAGAGGCTCAGGAAAGAGGGGACTTGCGGGAAAACGCGGAATACAAAGCCGCAATGGAAAAACAAGTTCAGCTGCAAGCGGCGATCAAACGTCTGGAAGCGGAAATCAAAAGCGCGATCATTCTGGATCTTACCAACGTCAAAACGGACAAGATCAATATCGGAGTTACCGCGAAACTCAAGAACGAGTCGACGGGAGAGTCGGTCGCCTATTCCATCTTAGGCGCTTGGGATGCGGATACGGAAAAACATATCATCAGTTACCAATCTCCGCTTGCTAAGTCGCTTCTTGGAAAGAAGGTCGGAGATTCGGCCGTATTGAACCTGACCGGGGCCGAAACGCGTTACACGGTTCTTCAAATCGGAAGATTCTCGCTTCAAAACCAAGAAGACTAAAAAACATTCAAAAATTTGAATGTTTAAAATCCCGGGTCGGTTTCCGATTCGGGATTTTTTTTGTCCAAAGAGTCTTCGTAGCTTAATACGCTTTATCTAAAATTCCGTCGTTTGCAATTCCGCTATTAAAAATCAAATGAACCTGTTCTAATCCGAGGAAACGTTACGCCGTTTTGCTTTTATACTGTTCCTCGTTTTTTGTCGCCAATAATAATGCGACTTCGGTCGGAAGCAGATGTCTTTGCATGTAAACGAGCAATTCTTCCGCGTTGAGTTTTTGAATCATAGTGTTCGGAATCTTATCCCAACACTGATCGAAAACCGTTCGGACGTTCAAACCTTTTGATTTCAATTCTCCAACTTGATCGCAGAGAAAACGGATTCGTACGCGATCTCTTTTTATGATGTTTGCCATTGTATTTCTCCTTTGTTCCGGACGTTCCGTCTGTCCGCTTTTCTCTCGATCGCATTTCGCTTTTCGAGACGGTTCGAATCGACAACTCGTATCTTAGTCCGATTCTCATTTTTTGAAAAGAATCGAACTGCCCTTGTTCATCGTATTTCCGTGTTATTATCGTAACGTCACCCTC of Leptospira sanjuanensis contains these proteins:
- the greA gene encoding transcription elongation factor GreA, with the protein product MSNEISATTESRPASDLDKLTSLFNEEIYVRTDANSIPASKFKIFDDLIEFYKSAGKIDEAKQKIEEYLGEHEDSISARYLLGILSLERGEISDSGLLKNLLESFKVAGKWAIIEHITDQILKYGDQRLALKYKAEALEKLKKNKELKVVLEKLAKHDRKNPEILKKYALSILEENKERAITYLKQAIETFAKTKDYVQLEEIWPIIVTNNHEDLQFFERIERIMLGHRERTRLVGYLYPIVEPYKQLEDWEKVIYLLKKILEHEASSNKARNELIRAYKAKYANHSLLEDFLKMSEIGNNRKPIKVCIANFERNIVFDTNNYVLHRNWGVGKITSISPNGDSIFVDFKDKKDHKLSIQMAITSLKPLKKDHIWVKFYENKEEIVDLFKNNIPDFFKELLTSFDNRMLTADIKSEVSGKFLPLAEWSKWWNKAKNVIKKEPNIGFDPKKKDELVYREKAISLSEELSEKFTHQTDSNKKLDIAMEALDNREDAEGAIEAFNHFYYEEEEAADPVRKIVAFLYLQAASEELGDEEIPRHLTEQKIAELIKSLPVSTLTEISTKIGNVEIKKGYVNLLRKHAPNAEEVLTGILFEVPIKVNKYVFSILEEEGKFDLLNAFIKSAGMRAKEAPEVFIWVAKSILTKTWEGEWLVSSKPEERLELILKVFRLFKPLAKIEDKGTKLKNACKEILHGNDDEVLREAINAGDSEYIRKLYALYKEVPYFTDLEKERLYSLIVELKPDIAWDEDEDDEEEDDDILNRIPEGAILVTRKALNRKKEEFEHLLNVEMPENSKDIGEAQERGDLRENAEYKAAMEKQVQLQAAIKRLEAEIKSAIILDLTNVKTDKINIGVTAKLKNESTGESVAYSILGAWDADTEKHIISYQSPLAKSLLGKKVGDSAVLNLTGAETRYTVLQIGRFSLQNQED